The nucleotide sequence CTATAAGCAATAATGTTGCTTTCATTTATAAACGAATGAGTTTGACCCCAATCTATATTAGGATTAAATACGCGACAATATAGATAATTAAAACATAAATATGTGAAATAATAAGTTAATATTTAGTCCCACGTTCCAATGTCGGTAAGGGCTCCATTGTTTAATCAAAAGGGTTAGGTTAAATGATTTTAAAAATACATATTAAATCATATTCTCGGGTTGTTGTGTTTATCAATTTGTTATATTTGACAAATTAGTAACACAATCATTAGCTTATGAAACCAAAATGTGTCGTTTATGTATTATTTCTTTTATATAGCACTGTTATAAATGCTGGAATAGAGTCTTCATACGTTATAAACGGGTATGCTGGTAACCAGTTTAATAATCAGGCGGTAAGACTAAATATCGCAAATCAAGATAGTCTGATTACTTTGTCTGTCGATACGATAAAGAATGGTAAGTTTGCTTTTAACGGGATTGAAAACTTAAATAATATTGCTTTTATTATGTTGGACGATTCCAACCGTAAATTTACATGTGATGTTTTTTTAGAACGTGGAAATATTAACGTATCTCTTGATACAATAAGCTTTGTAACAGGTACCCCTCTAAATGATTTGTATCAGAACTATATGAGTTATTCCCGAATGATAGATCAAAATATTATCAAGGAATATAACGAAAATATTGAAAATAAAGAAGACCCTCAAACCGAACGCTTTGATCTATTAATGGCCAACAGGACCAAATTCAAAAGCCAGTTTCAGGCCAATAATATAAATAATATTGTTGGTAAAACAATCTATATAAGGGAAATTGGCACTTTTTGGGATCCTTTATTCTTCCAAACTTATAATTCGCTGCCATCTGACATTAAAGAAAACAAAAACGTATTGAATTATGTATCCGTTAGAAGAAAAATGGATGAGGCACAAGAAAAGATATCTCTCGAGATAGGTTCAAAACTAAAAGATACCGAATTTACTAACGAAAAAGGAGATAAAGCCATGATTTCGGATTACGTTAAGAATTCGAAATATCTATATATTGATATATGGGCCTCCTGGTGTGTGCCCTGTATTCGTGAGTTACCTAACCTTAGATCGATAGCTGAAAAATATAAAGACCTGGGATTAAATGTATTATTAATTTCAGTTGATAAAGATTTTGAACCATGGATTAATGCTATTAATAAAAATCAAGTAAACTTTGGTAATCTTATCGATCAAACAGAAGGAGAGTTGTTGCATAAAGTATTTGCATATACTACAATTCCTCACGGCATTTTGTTGGATAGTAATGGAACTATTCTTGCAAATCAATTAAGAACGGAATCATTAAAAAAGAAGTTGATAGAAATATACGGTAAATAATAGCCCAGCCTTTTTATTTTATACCATGTGCTTGCAACGTTTTTGCTTTAATATGCATCTGAAAGGATGTATGTTTAATTAAAATGCAAAAAGATGAAAGTAATAGTATCGGTTATTCTATTAAGTCTGGGTTCACTGTTTTTGTTTCCCTCTTGTTCTGTATCTGCTGCAGCGAAAGGCAAGGGAGATATAACGGCAAAGGAATGGATTCTTGTTTCTGTAAAATCGAAAGATGGTTTATTAAACCTTACACCTTCAAATGACAGTTACCCAACGTTGCTGATTTCCGAAGGGCGGGCAAGTGGTTCCGCAGGATGCAACCGATTTATGGGCTCGGTAACCGTTGATGGAAATTCGCTCAAATTTGACAAGATGGTAACTACAATGATGCTTTGCCAGGACGGTATGGATTTGGAAGAAGCCGTACTAAACATATTTGGACAAGCCAATAGTTACACCGTGGAAAAAGGCAATCTACTACTTAAAAAGGATGCAGAGGTTTTAGCTGTCTTTAAATCAAACAAAACAAAATAAGAAGGCGCTACCCGTTAGAACCTGCCAAGCCTCTTCACAATGCTCAAATAGGCGGGTCTTTTTTTATACAGATTACGGATATGTATACCATTTTTACGGATTTGGGGGATGGGGTGGACAAGGTGTTGGGAAAAGCATTAACTTTGTGATAGTTAATTCATAAGGATATGGAAGAGATGCTTAAAATAGATTCTGTAAGTCAGTATAATTCGATAGTTGGAGTCGAAACGCTACATCCCATGATAAGTGTTATAGACCTTTCCAAGTCTAATCCGATAGCCAAAAAATATAAGGGACGCATGTTCTTTGGCATTTACGCTATTTATCTGAAAGATGTGAAATGCGGCGATTTAAAATACGGCCGTCACAATTACGATTACCAGGAAGGAACCATTGTCTGCATTTCGCCGGGGCAGGTGCTCTCCATCGAGGAAACAAAAGAAGAATATCAACCCAAAGGATGGGCGTTGGTGTTTCATCCGGACTTTATTCACGGCACTTTTCTTGGCCATCAAATGAAGAACTATAGCTTCTTTTCGTACGAATCAAACGAAGCCCTTCACATCTCCGAACAAGAGAGAGCCACCGTGATGGACTGTTTGCTTAAAATAGAGAAGGAGCTGAATCACGCCATCGACAAACATACCCGAACGCTGATTACCACCAATATACAACTGTTGTTGGACTATTGCCTGCGCTACTACGAGCGTCAGTTTATTACCCGCGTGAATGTAAACAAGGATATACTTGTGAGGTTTGAAAAACAGTTGAGCGCCTATTTTCAATCCGATAAACCCGAAACATTGGGATTACCTTCGGTTCGGTACTTCGCCGACCAGCTCAATCTGTCGGCCAACTACTTTGGCGATCTGATTAAAAAGGAAACCGGAAAGTCAGCCCAGGAGTACATACAACTCAACCTGATCGAAATAGCCAAAGAAAGAGTGTTTGACACAAGCAAGTCGGTAAGCGAAATTGCCTACGAACTCGGATTCAAATACCCCCAGCACTTCAGCCGACTGTTTAAAAAATGTGTAGGCTATTCGCCCAACGAATACAGAGAAAAACAGGTATAAAGGTTACAGGTCATTTCTCACGGACTATAATTAATTAGCTAAATATACGTTATTGTTAATTGTTTTTCCCTTTACAATTAGTATCTTTGACTTAAGTATTTTGTTGGTCACACGACTGTGTGACGCACATCCCACGTACGTGTGACGGCCGTTTTACGACTGTGTGACGGTCGTCACGCGTATGTGGGATCAACTAAACACTTAACTCAAATTTGTTAATCCCGGTATCAAAACAAGTAATTAACCTTGAAGCGATGCTATAAATACGAATAAACTTAGTATGTCTGTACAGTATGATTTCAGAGAGAGCCTTAACTCCGACAATGAAGACGAGAACCAACTCCTTTATCCGCGCTTTATTTCGCGCGGAACGATTGATGCCCAAACTGTTTATGAAACAATTACGAGCTGTTCTTCATTTACTATTGGAGATGTGGAGGGCATGATGGCGCAGCTAACCCAAACAATACGGAATTATCTTGCTGAAGGGTATGCGGTTGAATTGGGAAAGATGGCAATAGTAAAACCAAAAGTAAGTGGACGAAAAGTAGCAAACAAGAAAGAAATTCGATCTCCTTCCATCGAGATTGAAAATGTAAATTTCACTTCTACTACCTGGTTTAGCGGTGAATTGAAAAAAAAAGCAAGACTTTCGAGAGCTAAAAACGGATTTCAATCGTCGCGACTGGTCGGTGAGGAAGTATTGCTGCAGGTTCTGGATAAGTACCTGATTGAGAATGCATTTATTACACGTACAAAATTTTCCGAACTTTCGGGCTTGCTCAAGAATAAGTCGTTGACTTTTCTGAAGGATCTTGTTAGTCAGGGCGTTTTGCAAACCGAGGGACGTGGATCTCACCTGATTTTTATACGATCAAAACAACAAAATCCGACTTCCGCAGAGTAACAATTGATAAATGAGTGAGGGATGATTTTTGAATCTGTCATCTTCTATTGATTTAATATTTAGTTTGTTAGGAGGTATAAGTGTAAGATGAGGGATCATTTGCATAAAAATAGATTATAAGAGTGGCTGAACACCAAAAACGGTTCAGCTTTTCTTATGATTTATTCCGATAGGAGTCAGTCTCCAGTAACACCGCAAACCTACTCGCATAAAGAAATAGTACCCAATAAAATCGTTTGAATAAGTGAAAAGTAAAGTATTTGCTTTATATTTGTAATGATAAGTTAATAGTAGAATGTTTTCTGACGTTTTTATTTACCCAGTTGCATAACGATGAAAAAAATAAGTAGAATAAAATATACTCTGATTTTTGTGTTTATCATGCCTTTTATGATTAATGCACAATCAGCCAAAGGATCCTTTAAAAAGGAATTTCAGTTTACATTAGGGTTGAATTCTTATTATGCGCTTGAATTTGAGCCTTCTTTGAGTTACTTATTTCACAAGAATTTTGGAATTGTGGGAGGGTTGAGAGGTGTACAAGAAGTCGTAGATAATTATCGTTATGATTTGGTTGGTGGGCCTGACTATCAATGGCGTGTTAGTAATAAAAAGAAGGTGTCGAGCTTATTGCTGAGACCTGCTCTTTTTATTAAAATACCGATATTTGAAGACTGGGTTTCAATAGTTACGCAGCCCGGTATGCTTGTTAATCTAATTCCAAACGAGACTTTAGAATTTGCTTACACCAATACAAATCAATTAGAATTTCCATCAAAGTTTGAAACAAAAAAAAATAAAGGAGGTCAGATCCTGTTTTATGAATTAAAATCATATTTGTCTGTAAGTATAGATAATTGGTCTTTCTTACTCGGATATAATTTATCTACCTATGATCTTTATTCAGGAAGACGTAATATTGTTATTGGAGATGAATTAAATAAGCATCTACCCAAAAAGAAAGATTTAGTCCATGCTGGTTTTATTGGATTTGGATATTCTTTTTAAACTGTTAGATTCGTTAAGTTAAAGATATTGGAGGCACAAGATGTTCCAAAGCTTCTTTTTCATAATCGTAACGAGTATGACCGTAATTTCAGTTAACGAGTAATTCTCGGTAACTGCATCGAATGTAAAGACAGGTATTTATACAGCTAAGTATCAATCTAACGGCAGTTTTACCTGGAATAGGGTACCGCCTCCTTCATTGGCTTCGAAGCTGACGCTTCCTCCCAATAGATGGATAATACGTTTGGCAAGCGTAAGTCCTAGTCCGGGGCCCTGACTGTATTTCTCTATCTTGAAGAACTGTTCGTAAATCTGTTCCGAGTAGGCAGGATCGATACCAATTCCTGTGTCCGCTACTTCGATTACAACCATTTTTGATGTTTCGTGTTCGCTGTTTATATGGTACGACAACTTTACTGCGCCTTGGTGGGTAAACTTGAATGCATTTTCCAACAGATAGATCAATACCCGTTCTAGCATCAACTCGTCGGTCAGCAACATGCATTCGGGCGAATTTTCTACGTCGAAAGTAAAGGAAACTCCATTGGGCTCTTTACCTGAAAAACGAATGAATAAGTTGTGGCATAAGGTTTTGACCGGTACTTGAGCGAAAGTAGGCTCGGCCATATCCGAATCAATTTCAGACATCAGCAACATGTCGTCGATCAGGTTGAGCAGCCGTTCATTGTTTTCTCGTATCTGTTGTTTGTATGCTGTCTTTTCTTCTAATTGGTCGGCTTCGCACATTAATTCTGAAAAACCGGTTATCGCATTCAGCGGTGTACGGATTTCGTGGGATATGTTAGCTAGAAAAGCCGACTTCAAACTATTCTTTTCACGTTCTTTGATAAGTTCTACTTCGTTGTTGTATTGCTCGGTTACATCCCAGAATACGGATACAATTTGAGGATTATCGGGATTATTCACGTAAATGTGCAAGCGGTTCATAATATGATTAGCACCATCCAGACCCTTAAAAGACACTGCATACTCAGAATAGATCCCCTTCTCGATAGCTAATAAATCCTTTGTTCGCACTTGGTAGGGGAAGTCAGAATCGGGAAACAGATCGAAATCCGTTTTCCCTACAACTTCTTCTGCAATCTTCTGCAAAACTTTTTTTGCTTCGGCGTTAAAGTAAACATACCTGAAATCGTCGTTCACGCTTTTTACTCCAATGGCAAGTGGAAGACTATCCAGTATGCTTGTCATCAGCTTATTAATACCTTCTATTTCTTTGCGATACGTGTATCTTTCTGTTATGTTTCGGGCAAAGCACCAATACATATTTCCTTTTACAATATCCAATACCTTGTAAAAATAGAGTTCCATGGGGGATAAAGATCCATCTATATTGGTAAACATATCTTCCACTTTTACATATTCGGCTGTTTTTAGCTGATTTTTGATATGTTCCCAGCTGTCTCCTTGAAACAGGTTGCTAAACAATGCCGAAGGGTAGTTGTTGCTTGTTTTCTTCAGACCGTATTTTGTTTTCAGTCGGTTACTCGCATATAAAACAGCTCCCGAATTATCCAGCATCATGATTTTTTCATTGGTGTGATTAACCGCATACGCAAGCATCTGGACATTCATTTCACTTTCGTGGCTGCCTGTTATGCATTGTACCATCATAAAAACAGAAGTATCATTAAAAGGAATTACCCGAGTCATATAATACTGATCTTTTCCTTCAATGTGAAGTGAATACTTTACTTTGGTGGATTTATGATGCTTAAAGGCTGCTTGGATAGCTAGAATGATTAACCTGGCTTGTTTGGCAGGCAATACCTCGGTAACATGTTTATTCAGGATCTCATCTTCGGCTATATATAAATGTCCCTGTTTAGCTCCATAGGCAAAGGATTTCCGATAGTATAAATCTTTGTCTACAATAAAAATAAGGTCCGGAATCAGTTCCGCAATCTTTAATAGTTCCTCTTTTGTAAATGTAAGCGGTTCGGGTGAATACACTTTTTGGGGTAGCTCCTCTGCTTCTTTTAGGGCACACTCGGTGATACATACGAGAAAACCCGGAGTGCTGCTGCCTTTGTTTTGCAACGACTTCACCTTCAAGATGATGTTTTTTTGCTTTTCCCTCAAACAAGTTGAATAAGTTACTTTGGCAAAATCGTATGGAATAGATACCGAAAACTCGGATTCGGATGTAAACTGCGCGATCAAAGAGGGAGTAAAGTTGGGATCGTTAAACAAACGGTAGCCCACAAGCGGGTTTTCGCTGCCAAGTAAATCCAGGCAGGCTGAATTGCATCGCACAATTGTTCCTTCGCTATTGGCTATAAGCATGGAGCAGGGAATAAATTCGAAATACTTATTCATGTTGTTTAAGGATTCCGGACGATTATTTTCAGTAGATATATTATTCACAATCTTCGTTTATTTATTTTTCATTTGTAAAAAGAGGGTACCGGTTGCATCTGTTAGCTTACGATTTGTAAAGCGGTAGCGAAAACCAGAAAACCGAACCTTTGTTTAGCTCCGAACTTACGCCAATTTTACCTCCCAGCTTCTCCATTAATTTTTTAGAAATAGACAAGCCTAGTCCGGCTCCGGGCCGGCTTTCGTTTACCCTCGAAAAACGGTCGAATATCTGTTCGCAATGTTCTGGAGAAATACCTGTTCCGGTATCTGTAACACTTACTGTTACTTCGTCGTTTTGCACTGCATAACCAATGGTTATTAACCCTTTGTCGGTAAATTTAATGGCATTGGTCAGAAAATTGGAAAGCACCTGCATCAGACGCTTGCTGTCCGAAAACACAGTGGCCGGGATTGCCGGATCTTCATAAATCAGATCAATGCCTTCCTTGTTCCTAAAAGAAAAGGCTGCATTGGCTTCTTTACAAAGCGCATGAACATCCACCTTGTCGAAAGAAAATGTAAGCTTATTGGATTCTATTTTGGCAAAATCGATGATGTCGTTTATCAGATGAAGCAATTGTTCGTTATTCTGACGGATAATCTCGGCATACGTGTGTCTTTCCTCAGCATCTTCGGCATCTTCCAGTAATTGAGAAAAGCCAACAATCGCATTAAGAGGCGACCGTATTTCGTGACTCATATTGGCAAGAAATTCGGATTTAAGTTTATCTGATTCCAGTGCGGATGCAATTTCCAACTTGCATTGCTCATTTTGAGTAATGTCTACAAAGAAAGTGATCATAAACTTTTCATCCTCCGTGTCGAGTAACGGTGGATGGTGCCGTATCGTATGCACTGTACGCGTTTCTCCCTCTTTGGTCGTAATTAGAATCTTGTCGGTTTTATTGATATTTTTTTGTATACATTCCTGATCAAACTTTTCTATTTTTCGTAGCCACTCCGAAGAAAAATAATTGTTCCAATATGGCCCCAGCAACCGCCCATTATTAAGCTGAAATAGATTTGCAATCGCTTTGTTATAATACACAATGGATTTTTCATTTACTTTTTTAACTAATACACCAAAGGGAGCCTCCTCAACCAGGCTTACTAATAAATTAAATAGAATTTGTTTGTCCGTGAGTAAAGTCTGGCGACCGTTGTACGCAGTCAACTTTTCTATTCTTGTACGTAATTTGCTGTTTTCTTCCTTTAACAGCTCCATCTCACGCAGTAATTCCAGGTATTTAGTATCGATATCTGAGTTGTTCATTAAAATAGTATTAAGGTGAAATGCTGTTTTTAAAACACTTAATTTCAAATATATATATTTATAAATATAACTTACGTAGTTTTTTTGTTAAAAATAGTTCTTAAATAAGGCTGTAATATAGTTTCCTGTTTAGATTAACTCCAAACACGTGAATTACCTGCATTTTTGTTTTAATACTTTTTCCTTCATTTTAGAGAGTAAAATCCGCCTAAAAATCGACAGCCCCCGAAAGATTTTTCGGAGGCTGTCATCCAGTGAACACTATTTAGTAAAGTGGGTTAGTGCTTTTTTATCTTAGTATTCGTGAGTGCGTTTCTTTTATGTCTTTAGTTTAAAAACACAAAGATAATAAAGGGACTGATAAAAAAAACTATAGCCTCAATTTTAATTGTTGAGGCTACTGTTTTATTTTCTGGAATTGGGTAATTTTATTCCCATTCGATAGTAGCGGGAGGCTTCGAGCTTATGTCGTACACTACGCGGTTTACACCTTTTACCTTGTTGATGATTTCGTTGGAAACCTTGGCAAGAAATTCGTAAGGAAGCTGAGCCCAGTCGGCCGTCATGGCATCTGTTGAAGTTACCGCACGTAAAGCGATTGTGTACTCGTAGGTACGTTCGTCACCCATAACACCAACCGAACGAACCGGAAGCAGGATAGATCCGGCCTGCCAGATCTGATCGTACAATCCCCATTCGCGCATCAGCGAAATGTAGATATCGTCTGCATTCTGAAGGATCTCAACCTTTTCGGGTGTGATATCGCCCAGGATACGGATACCAAGGCCCGGACCCGGGAATGGGTGGCGCTTGATAAGGTTTGGCATCATGCCAAGTTCGTTACCCACACGGCGAACTTCGTCTTTAAACAAAAGGCGAAGCGGTTCTACAAGCTTCAGCTTCATGGTGTCGGGCAGTCCACCAACGTTGTGGTGACTCTTAATTACCGTTCCTGTAATAGAAAGAGATTCGATTACGTCGGGATAAATAGTTCCTTGTCCCAGCCATTTAATATTGGTAAGTTTCTTTGCTTCCTGATCAAAAACATCAATAAAGCCCTTACCTATTATCTTACGCTTTTTCTCAGGATCTTTAACACCCTTCAGTTCGGCGTAGAATTTATCTTTTGCATTTACACCAATAACATTCAGTCCAAGGTGTTCGTAATTATCCATTACCTTCTCGAACTCGTTTTTGCGAAGCAAACCGTGGTCAACGAAAATACAGGTAAGGTTTTTTCCAATCGCCTTGTTAAGCAATACGGCTGTAACCGACGAGTCTACACCGCCAGATAATGCCAGAATTACTTTATCGTCGCCAAGTTGCTGTTTTAGTTCGGCAACAGTCGATTCGATGAAAGAAGCAGGCGTCCAATCTTTAGCACAACCGCAAATGTTCAGGAAGTTGTCCAGAAGTTTTGTTCCATCTGTTGTATGGAATACTTCGGGATGGAACTGAACACCCCATGTCTGTTCGCCCTCTATTTTGAATGCAGCAGCCGGAACATCGGAAGTGCTTGCTATAATATTGAATGAAGTGGGTAAAACCGTGATGGTATCTCCGTGCGACATCCATACTTGCGAACCTGCATCGATTCCCTTTAATAAAGGATCGTTGTTGTTGATCGAGCCAAGATTTGCTCTTCCGTATTCACGAGAGTCGCCCGATTCTACTTTTCCGCCCGATGTATATGCCAGGAACTGCGCTCCATAGCAAATTCCAAGTACCGGGTATTTTCCCCTGATTTCAGACAGATCTGCCTTGAATGCAGATTCGTCGTTCACCGAATAAGGACTGCCTGAAAGAATTACACCCTTTACATCGTGGGCATCTTTCGGAAATCTGTTGTAGGGAACAATCTCACAATACATATTTAACTCTCTGAGTCTTCTACCAATCAGCTGAGTTGTTTGCGAGCCAAAGTCAAGAATAATTAATTTCTCGTGCATGCAATAAGTGTTTAATTGAGTGGCGCAAAGTTAAGAATTAAATTGATACGAAAAACATCCCATTCCAGTTTTTGTTGTAAGGAATAGCCTCAATTGTTAACAACTCCTTAAAAATGTGTAAATATTGCATAGAAGGGTTTTATGCTATCGATTAAAGTGTACCTTTGCATGTTCTTTGTAGTGATTCTTTATAACGAACTATGGATACAGAAAAGAAAGAGAATAAGCAAATAAATAAACTTTCGTTGCTTATTGTGGCTGTGATTGTGTTGTTGTTACTGGTTGCAGGTGGTGGTTATTACATTTATAATCAGAAACAACAGATGGGTGAAATGACCCAGGCTTTTGTCTTGGAAAAGGAAACCCTGGAAGATGAGTTTAACGATCTGTCTCTTCAATATGAAGGGTATAAATTCAGTGTGGGAAACGACTCCTTATTATCTCTGCTCTCTACAGAGCAAGGAAAGGTTCAGCGTCTGCTTGAAGAGTTGAGAACCGTAAAGGCAACCAATGCCAGCCGGATAAGTCAGCTTAAGAAAGAACTGGAAACGTTGCGCAAAGTAATGCGTAACTATGTGATTCAAATCGACTCGCTGCATACCGCCAATCAGCATCTTACAGAAGAAAACAAACAGGTAACAAGAAAATACGAACAGGTATCCAGTTCCGCTTCCAAACTGAAAGAGGAAAAGGAAAAGCTGGCCGAACGTGTTACTCTGGCTTCCAAGCTGGATGCTACCGATATCTCGGTAACGCCTACCAACAGCCGTGGAAAGAAGATGACCAAAATCAAAAAGATGGAGCAGTTTGTGATTAATTTCAAACTGGCTAAAAATATTACCGCTCCGGTTGGCGAAAAGGTTGTTTATCTCCGTATCATGAAGCCCGACGACGATGTGCTGGTTAAGAGCCGCGCCGATGTATTTACCTTCGAGGGTAAAGAGATAAACTACTCCATAAAGAAATTGGTGGAATACGAAGGCGAAGATTTGCCTATTACCGTATATTGGAAGATTGAAGAGTTTCTTTCGCCCGGTACGTACCGGATGGATATTTTTGTAGACGGTAACCACGTTGGCAAAAGAAACTTTGTTTTAGAAGAGTAGGAGAATGAAGCAAAACGATCCTTTTGGTAAATTTTATGATCATCTGGATGGTGCGCTGCTTGCCAACCAAGAGTTTGTAGACGAATTTAAGAGTTATGCCCGGATTATTTCTGTGCAGAAAGGCGACTACTTATTGCGTGTTGGCGAGGTTTGCACCGAAGGGTATTTTATCAACAAAGGATTGTTTCTGCATCTCTTTATAAACGACCAGGGTAACGAGAGTGTAATGGGTTTTTCGGTGGATAACCTGTATCCGTTTCTTTCTTCGATTTCTTACTTTACCCAGTCTCCTTCCGAATTTGAGATACTTGCTATGGAGGATTGTGAGTTAATCTGTATTTCACGCAATCAGATTGAAGCCCTGTCGGCCAAATATCCCTTGTTTGCCTCCTTCTACCTGCGTGTGATGATGATGGTTATTTCTAAGATCTACACGTTGTATGCCGCCAGACAATCTCATACGGCCGAAGGGTTCATGAAATATCTTTATAATGAGTATAGCTGGATTGTTAACCGGGTACCTGATAAATACATCGCCCACTTTATGGGAATAAGCAACGCCTGGTACTGTAAGCTTAAAAAACGCCTGTTCGACTCCAGAGAGGTTTAGGTTACTAAAAATAAGATTCTTTATACTGTCCTTTTGCCGAAATTGAACTAATTCAATTTATTATTCTTCTATAATCCATACTTTTGCACTGTTTTACGTATATTTGATCGTTAACAGGTGAGTAACCCGTAGAATGTAAATTAATTGAATTGAAATGAAACGAACCTTTGTTTTGTTATTGGCATTATTCTCAACTACCTATATGCAAGGCCAGCGTACGCTGACGCTGGAAGAGTGTCGTGATCTTTCCATAAAGAATAACAAGGAGTTGCAGATTTCGGGCGAGAAAGTCCGGGTGGCAGGTTACGAGAAACAGGCGGCTGCTACAAAGTATTTTCCGCAGATTTCGGCCATGGGTACGTATATGCGCAACCAGAAGGATATCAACTTGCTGGACGGAACTACCGTTGCCGGGCTAAATCAAATGCTTCCCATGGATGTGAGCGGGTTTTTCCATCTGGATATTCAGAATGTCTGGCTGGGAAGTGTTTCGTTGGTACAGCCTGTATTTATGGGTGGTAAGATTATCGCTTATAACCAGATTACCCGTTATGCCAAGGAGCTTGCCGAATCCATGAACGACCTGAAGCTGCAGGATCTGATTTACAAAACGGACGAGACCTACTGGCAGGTTGTGTCGCTTGTAAACAAAAAGAAACTGGCCGATTCGTATGTCAGCTTGCTGCGAAAAATGGATGACGATGTGCAGGCTATGATTGATGAGGGTGTGGCAACTCCGGCCGATGGCTTGTCTGTGAAGGTAAAACTGAACGAAGCCGAGATGGCGCAGACTAAAGTGGATAATGGTTTGTCGTTGTCGCGTATGGCGCTGGCCCAGCTTTGTGGGTTGCAATTGGATGAACCTGTAAAGCTTGCCGACGAAAATATAGAATCTCTGGACAATACGAATGAAACGAATGCTGCCGTGAATGTGGAGGAGGCTTTTCTAAACCGCCAGGAACTTAAGAGCCTGAACTATGCGGTTCGTATTTATGAGAAGAAAGAGAAGATTGCTTTGGCGGAGGTTTTGCCTAATGTGGCGCTGACTGCCAATTACCTGGTAACTAATCCCAATTCGTTTAACGGGTATAAGAACGAGTTTGCCGGCATGTTTAATGTGGGCGTGGTTGTTCAGGTGCCGTTGTCGGGCTGGTGGGAGGGAACCTACAAGCGGAATGCGGCCAGGGCGGAGACTCACATTCGGCAGCTGGAGTTTGAGGATGCCAAGGAGAAAATTGAATTGCAGGTAAATCAATCGGTATATAAAGTAAATGAAGCTGGTAAAAAGCTTACGGCTTCGGCACGCAACAAGGAAAAAGCCGAAGAAAATCTGCGCCATGCTACGCTTGGTTTCGAGGAGGGTGTAATTCCGGCCCTAAATCTTATGGAGGCGCAAACGGCTTGGGTTTCTGCGCAATCCAGTTTAATTGATGCGCAGATTGAGGTGAAGCTTACCGATATTTATCTGACTAAAGCCATGGGAAAGTTGTCTGTACCTTCAAAAAAATAATGATAAAACTATATAGCAATGAACGAGCATAAGAAATTTACAATCAATAACATGATGTTGGCTTTTATCACGGTAA is from uncultured Macellibacteroides sp. and encodes:
- a CDS encoding ATP-binding protein gives rise to the protein MNNSDIDTKYLELLREMELLKEENSKLRTRIEKLTAYNGRQTLLTDKQILFNLLVSLVEEAPFGVLVKKVNEKSIVYYNKAIANLFQLNNGRLLGPYWNNYFSSEWLRKIEKFDQECIQKNINKTDKILITTKEGETRTVHTIRHHPPLLDTEDEKFMITFFVDITQNEQCKLEIASALESDKLKSEFLANMSHEIRSPLNAIVGFSQLLEDAEDAEERHTYAEIIRQNNEQLLHLINDIIDFAKIESNKLTFSFDKVDVHALCKEANAAFSFRNKEGIDLIYEDPAIPATVFSDSKRLMQVLSNFLTNAIKFTDKGLITIGYAVQNDEVTVSVTDTGTGISPEHCEQIFDRFSRVNESRPGAGLGLSISKKLMEKLGGKIGVSSELNKGSVFWFSLPLYKS
- the guaA gene encoding glutamine-hydrolyzing GMP synthase, translating into MHEKLIILDFGSQTTQLIGRRLRELNMYCEIVPYNRFPKDAHDVKGVILSGSPYSVNDESAFKADLSEIRGKYPVLGICYGAQFLAYTSGGKVESGDSREYGRANLGSINNNDPLLKGIDAGSQVWMSHGDTITVLPTSFNIIASTSDVPAAAFKIEGEQTWGVQFHPEVFHTTDGTKLLDNFLNICGCAKDWTPASFIESTVAELKQQLGDDKVILALSGGVDSSVTAVLLNKAIGKNLTCIFVDHGLLRKNEFEKVMDNYEHLGLNVIGVNAKDKFYAELKGVKDPEKKRKIIGKGFIDVFDQEAKKLTNIKWLGQGTIYPDVIESLSITGTVIKSHHNVGGLPDTMKLKLVEPLRLLFKDEVRRVGNELGMMPNLIKRHPFPGPGLGIRILGDITPEKVEILQNADDIYISLMREWGLYDQIWQAGSILLPVRSVGVMGDERTYEYTIALRAVTSTDAMTADWAQLPYEFLAKVSNEIINKVKGVNRVVYDISSKPPATIEWE
- a CDS encoding Crp/Fnr family transcriptional regulator — translated: MKQNDPFGKFYDHLDGALLANQEFVDEFKSYARIISVQKGDYLLRVGEVCTEGYFINKGLFLHLFINDQGNESVMGFSVDNLYPFLSSISYFTQSPSEFEILAMEDCELICISRNQIEALSAKYPLFASFYLRVMMMVISKIYTLYAARQSHTAEGFMKYLYNEYSWIVNRVPDKYIAHFMGISNAWYCKLKKRLFDSREV
- a CDS encoding TolC family protein, yielding MKRTFVLLLALFSTTYMQGQRTLTLEECRDLSIKNNKELQISGEKVRVAGYEKQAAATKYFPQISAMGTYMRNQKDINLLDGTTVAGLNQMLPMDVSGFFHLDIQNVWLGSVSLVQPVFMGGKIIAYNQITRYAKELAESMNDLKLQDLIYKTDETYWQVVSLVNKKKLADSYVSLLRKMDDDVQAMIDEGVATPADGLSVKVKLNEAEMAQTKVDNGLSLSRMALAQLCGLQLDEPVKLADENIESLDNTNETNAAVNVEEAFLNRQELKSLNYAVRIYEKKEKIALAEVLPNVALTANYLVTNPNSFNGYKNEFAGMFNVGVVVQVPLSGWWEGTYKRNAARAETHIRQLEFEDAKEKIELQVNQSVYKVNEAGKKLTASARNKEKAEENLRHATLGFEEGVIPALNLMEAQTAWVSAQSSLIDAQIEVKLTDIYLTKAMGKLSVPSKK